One genomic window of Clostridioides sp. ES-S-0054-01 includes the following:
- the rsmD gene encoding 16S rRNA (guanine(966)-N(2))-methyltransferase RsmD, with product MRVISGKARGLKLNTPKNEDVRPTTDRVKESLFNMINSYIMESEVLDLFAGTGSLGIECLSRGAKACTFVDISKESINIVKSNIKKARVENESIILNLDFKTAIDKLKLQNSKFDIIFMDPPYYKNMFIEAIKKIDNSNLLNEDGIIVVEHDTNDLFPDKICKLEKTRDKKYGNTTLTFYKMEE from the coding sequence TTGAGAGTAATTTCAGGAAAAGCGAGAGGATTGAAACTAAATACTCCAAAAAATGAAGATGTAAGACCAACTACAGATAGGGTAAAAGAGTCTCTATTTAATATGATAAATTCATATATAATGGAAAGTGAAGTTCTGGATTTATTTGCTGGGACTGGCTCTTTAGGAATAGAGTGCTTATCTAGAGGTGCCAAGGCATGTACTTTTGTAGATATCAGTAAGGAAAGTATAAATATTGTTAAGTCTAATATAAAAAAGGCAAGAGTTGAAAATGAAAGTATTATTTTAAACCTTGATTTTAAAACTGCCATAGATAAACTTAAATTGCAAAATAGTAAGTTTGACATAATTTTTATGGACCCTCCATATTATAAAAATATGTTTATAGAAGCTATTAAAAAAATTGATAATTCCAATCTATTGAACGAAGATGGAATAATAGTTGTAGAACATGATACTAATGATTTATTTCCAGATAAAATATGTAAATTAGAGAAAACTAGAGATAAGAAATATGGAAATACTACATTAACTTTTTATAAGATGGAGGAGTAA
- a CDS encoding transcription antiterminator, with protein MKERAKKILDFIIKNNNVTSQELQEKFDVSKRTIYYDILAINKQLGKSGNIKNVKHKFIFEGNLSNARKIISAEEDKFLDSDYRKTFILNKILLGEKISIEKLTNEMLLSKNTVVQTITDVKKYLQTMGLKLEYKGKYKVIGDEYVIRELFLILTQENVLEINSISKEVSRFDTKGHVNLTDYSLLNLTKFIKFLNKRIRDGKTLYSYKYLNEAKKISYFNRCKDLLCEEANENEQAYVCTYVSSLPSLNSEVKEDFVEEYVDKLIDKFEVNTAIKLESKHEFKKNILRHLNSSYNRIRFKFPISNPMLDETKYKHKSLYKIIKSIIENEEEFPVFEGIREEEIGFIAAYFGGYLRGSRDNGLRRNKVLLVCPNGLMVSKSLEIQLYKYIPTIEIVGIVSIKQLKDVNVYYDYIITTINIQNISNVIVVNPLLTASDIQLLMNKLISVKENEKYFNLELIMQAIRKNGVINNEEALKDDLLNIIHKIDEGEMYQPMLKELINAERVNIIRNVKDWKEAIKIASKPLLEDNSIEELYIENMIKSVEKYGPYIVLADRFALPHASSKEGVNKLAMSLLIVEDEVDLLGKPVNIFMVLAAIDNTTHIRALASLSEMMYEEENVKLIINGDKSSILELINKQN; from the coding sequence ATGAAGGAGAGGGCTAAAAAAATATTAGATTTTATTATTAAAAATAACAATGTAACATCACAAGAACTACAAGAAAAGTTTGACGTATCAAAAAGAACTATTTATTACGATATCCTAGCTATAAACAAACAACTAGGAAAAAGTGGTAATATAAAAAATGTAAAACACAAATTTATATTTGAAGGTAACTTAAGTAATGCAAGAAAAATAATTTCAGCTGAAGAAGATAAATTTTTAGATAGTGACTATAGAAAAACTTTTATATTAAACAAAATATTACTTGGTGAAAAAATATCAATAGAAAAACTAACAAATGAAATGTTACTTTCAAAAAATACAGTAGTACAAACAATAACTGATGTAAAGAAGTATCTTCAAACAATGGGTCTAAAATTAGAGTACAAGGGAAAATACAAGGTTATAGGTGATGAATATGTTATTAGAGAATTATTCTTAATACTTACTCAAGAAAATGTACTAGAAATTAATTCTATAAGTAAGGAAGTAAGTAGATTTGACACGAAGGGACACGTAAATCTTACAGATTATTCATTATTAAATCTAACTAAGTTTATAAAATTTTTAAATAAAAGAATAAGAGATGGGAAAACATTATACTCCTATAAATATCTAAATGAAGCTAAAAAGATTAGCTACTTTAATAGATGTAAAGACCTTTTATGTGAAGAGGCTAATGAGAATGAACAAGCTTATGTGTGTACTTATGTAAGCTCACTTCCTAGTTTAAATAGTGAGGTTAAGGAGGATTTTGTTGAAGAATATGTAGATAAACTTATAGACAAGTTTGAAGTAAATACAGCAATAAAATTAGAAAGTAAACATGAGTTTAAGAAAAATATTTTAAGGCATCTAAATTCTTCTTATAATAGGATAAGATTTAAGTTCCCTATTAGCAACCCTATGTTAGATGAGACTAAGTATAAACATAAGTCACTTTATAAAATTATAAAATCAATTATAGAAAATGAAGAAGAGTTTCCTGTATTTGAGGGAATAAGGGAAGAAGAGATAGGATTTATAGCAGCATATTTTGGAGGATACTTAAGAGGGTCTAGGGACAATGGTCTGAGAAGAAATAAAGTATTACTGGTTTGCCCTAATGGGCTTATGGTATCAAAGAGTTTGGAAATACAACTATACAAATACATACCAACTATAGAAATAGTCGGTATAGTATCTATTAAGCAACTAAAAGATGTAAATGTATACTATGATTATATAATTACGACTATAAACATACAAAACATAAGTAATGTAATAGTTGTAAATCCTCTTTTAACAGCATCAGATATTCAATTACTTATGAACAAACTCATAAGTGTAAAAGAAAATGAGAAGTATTTCAATCTTGAACTAATAATGCAAGCTATAAGAAAAAATGGAGTTATTAATAATGAAGAAGCACTAAAAGATGATTTATTAAACATAATACATAAGATAGATGAAGGAGAGATGTATCAACCGATGTTAAAGGAATTAATTAATGCAGAAAGGGTCAACATAATAAGAAATGTTAAAGATTGGAAAGAAGCAATAAAAATAGCTTCAAAGCCATTGTTAGAAGATAATTCTATAGAAGAGTTATATATAGAAAATATGATAAAGTCAGTTGAGAAATATGGACCTTATATTGTTTTGGCTGATAGATTTGCTCTACCACATGCAAGTTCTAAAGAGGGCGTAAACAAGCTTGCCATGTCTTTACTTATAGTAGAAGATGAAGTTGATTTATTAGGAAAGCCAGTAAATATATTTATGGTACTAGCTGCTATAGATAATACTACTCATATTAGAGCATTAGCATCACTGTCAGAGATGATGTACGAGGAAGAAAATGTAAAACTAATAATTAATGGCGATAAAAGTTCAATATTAGAACTTATAAATAAGCAAAATTAG
- a CDS encoding sugar ABC transporter substrate-binding protein, whose amino-acid sequence MKKENKMEGIKVGILKKLCSLAMVAIMTTTLITGCSSGNGKDSKKDGKKEKLVLWMPPVENNMKEVWDPILDKFEEKNNCEVDLQIIPWDNYSEKFATAISAGEGPDVGYMYAEMYPQFIENGAVEDLTNYATKEDKEQSIYIKTSEMMGGMYGMPFQAANPGVLYYNKDILDKIGEKPPKTWEDFKRICKKATQDTDGDGKVDQWGLAQGWGAKTFGNLNWNWYPYLWQAGGDIFNDDLKSVKFNDKSGLKAANFLKELQAYVPEDSLSKDSNEMIESVFGPGKAAFTVMLSSAATSVFDESFPDLNWGFVTGLEDKKAATFGAVDHLSLMSTAKNKELAYKLIQHMLSVESMTEFHKSIPRAPITKGEPYQGDERFKEMVENDKDVYRPLVVGPHGVEIYEYLWKELQTMISGDKTPKQALDDAAKYSNDLLAQ is encoded by the coding sequence ATGAAAAAAGAAAATAAAATGGAGGGAATAAAAGTGGGTATATTAAAAAAGTTATGTTCACTAGCTATGGTGGCAATTATGACTACAACACTTATAACAGGGTGTTCAAGTGGAAATGGAAAAGATTCAAAAAAGGATGGCAAAAAAGAAAAGTTAGTACTTTGGATGCCACCAGTAGAAAATAATATGAAGGAAGTTTGGGACCCTATTTTAGATAAATTTGAGGAAAAAAATAACTGTGAAGTAGATTTACAGATAATTCCTTGGGATAATTATTCAGAAAAATTTGCAACAGCCATAAGTGCTGGTGAAGGTCCAGATGTAGGATATATGTATGCAGAAATGTATCCACAGTTTATAGAAAATGGAGCAGTAGAAGATTTAACTAACTATGCAACTAAAGAAGATAAAGAACAGTCTATTTATATAAAAACATCTGAAATGATGGGTGGAATGTATGGTATGCCATTCCAAGCAGCTAATCCAGGTGTATTATACTATAACAAGGATATTTTAGATAAAATAGGAGAAAAACCTCCTAAAACATGGGAAGACTTTAAAAGAATTTGTAAAAAAGCAACACAGGATACTGATGGTGACGGAAAGGTAGACCAATGGGGATTGGCTCAAGGATGGGGGGCTAAAACTTTTGGTAATTTAAACTGGAACTGGTATCCTTATTTATGGCAAGCTGGTGGAGATATATTTAATGATGATTTAAAATCAGTTAAGTTTAATGATAAGAGTGGTTTAAAAGCAGCTAATTTCTTAAAAGAATTACAAGCATATGTGCCTGAAGATTCTTTATCCAAAGATAGTAATGAAATGATAGAAAGTGTATTTGGACCAGGAAAAGCAGCATTTACAGTAATGCTATCTTCTGCTGCAACAAGCGTATTTGATGAATCATTCCCAGACTTAAATTGGGGATTTGTAACTGGGCTAGAAGATAAAAAAGCAGCAACTTTTGGAGCAGTAGACCATCTATCTTTAATGTCAACAGCGAAAAATAAAGAACTTGCATACAAGTTAATACAACATATGTTGAGTGTTGAATCAATGACAGAGTTTCATAAATCAATACCAAGAGCACCAATAACAAAAGGTGAACCGTACCAAGGTGATGAAAGATTCAAGGAAATGGTAGAAAATGACAAAGATGTATATAGACCACTGGTAGTAGGTCCTCATGGAGTTGAAATATATGAATATTTATGGAAAGAGCTTCAAACTATGATTTCGGGAGATAAAACTCCAAAGCAAGCATTAGATGATGCTGCAAAATATTCAAACGATTTATTAGCACAATAA
- a CDS encoding PTS ascorbate transporter subunit IIC, with protein MLDFISNNILRNPSMLIGLIAAFGLILQKKKASDVIKGSLLAAFGIIIMETGTGMLVSSIAPINGAFQSISGGAVTKGLSDVTFTASYGGIIGLAMFVGLALHLMIARFTPIKTIFLTGHMLYWFPFIFVASGVEAGLNGGVLIAFAAVLSALYWSIMPWLLRKYVFDVIGDDSFTLGHPSGCLALISGFVAKLVGNKEKSTEDINIPQSLSFFREISISGGMAVFLMFIVVGIVIPDAFKDSNEFIGTYAIKQGLSFGAGLIIMLHGVRMLINQIMPAFQGISEKVVPNALPAFDCPILFNYKPNAVLIGFLVAMLTSTAMILICNYFNVFDLLLIPLVITSFFECGAAAVIGESQGGIRGAIIGTAISAIFMVILVGISAVIYSGTIQNWILIFGGNDLSLFGIISKIIGSLFGGIL; from the coding sequence ATGCTTGATTTTATTTCAAATAATATTTTACGTAATCCGTCTATGCTAATTGGATTAATAGCAGCGTTTGGTCTTATTTTACAGAAAAAGAAAGCATCCGATGTTATAAAGGGGTCACTACTTGCAGCTTTCGGAATTATAATTATGGAGACTGGAACAGGTATGTTAGTTAGTTCAATAGCACCAATTAATGGAGCTTTCCAAAGTATAAGTGGTGGTGCAGTAACAAAAGGCTTAAGTGATGTTACTTTTACTGCAAGTTATGGTGGAATTATAGGCTTGGCAATGTTTGTAGGTTTAGCTCTTCACTTAATGATAGCAAGATTTACTCCTATTAAGACAATCTTTTTAACAGGTCACATGCTTTACTGGTTCCCATTTATATTTGTAGCGTCAGGAGTTGAAGCTGGATTAAATGGTGGAGTATTAATAGCTTTTGCAGCAGTATTATCAGCACTCTATTGGTCAATAATGCCATGGCTATTAAGAAAATACGTATTTGATGTTATAGGAGATGATTCTTTTACATTAGGTCATCCATCAGGTTGTTTAGCACTTATATCAGGATTTGTTGCTAAATTAGTAGGAAATAAAGAAAAATCTACAGAAGATATAAACATACCTCAAAGTTTATCATTTTTTAGAGAAATATCTATAAGTGGTGGAATGGCAGTATTTTTAATGTTTATAGTTGTTGGTATAGTAATACCAGATGCATTTAAAGATAGTAATGAGTTTATTGGAACGTATGCAATAAAGCAAGGTCTTTCTTTTGGAGCAGGTCTTATAATAATGCTTCATGGGGTAAGAATGTTAATAAATCAAATAATGCCAGCCTTCCAAGGAATATCAGAAAAAGTTGTACCAAATGCACTACCTGCTTTTGACTGTCCAATATTATTTAACTATAAGCCAAATGCTGTATTAATAGGATTCTTAGTTGCTATGTTAACATCTACAGCTATGATTTTAATATGTAACTATTTTAATGTATTTGACTTATTACTTATACCACTTGTTATAACTTCCTTCTTTGAGTGTGGAGCAGCAGCTGTAATAGGGGAATCACAAGGTGGTATACGTGGAGCTATAATAGGTACAGCTATATCTGCAATATTTATGGTAATTTTAGTAGGAATATCTGCTGTAATTTATTCAGGAACTATTCAAAATTGGATACTAATATTTGGTGGTAATGACCTTTCACTATTTGGTATAATCAGTAAGATTATAGGTTCATTGTTTGGAGGAATATTATAG
- the coaD gene encoding pantetheine-phosphate adenylyltransferase, with translation MENKLRKAIFAGSFDPITNGHLDIICRASKLFDELQIGVLNNPNKKGLFSFDERVKLIEKSTSHLNNIKVVTFNGLLINYCQENGIGALVRGVRSGADVDYELQMAHMNRELNPDIETIILPSCTKYSFISSSLIKEVLLFDADIKNLVPKIVLEELKKKTSGGN, from the coding sequence ATGGAAAATAAACTTAGAAAAGCTATATTTGCAGGAAGCTTTGACCCAATTACTAATGGACATTTAGATATTATTTGCAGGGCTTCGAAGTTATTTGACGAATTACAAATAGGAGTATTAAATAATCCTAATAAAAAGGGTCTATTTAGCTTTGATGAAAGAGTAAAGCTTATAGAAAAAAGTACAAGCCATTTAAATAATATAAAAGTTGTGACTTTTAATGGTTTGTTAATAAATTACTGTCAAGAAAATGGGATTGGAGCACTAGTTAGAGGTGTGAGAAGTGGTGCTGATGTTGACTATGAACTTCAAATGGCACATATGAATAGAGAGCTTAATCCAGATATAGAGACTATAATTTTACCAAGCTGTACAAAATATTCATTTATAAGTTCATCTTTAATAAAAGAGGTTTTGCTCTTTGATGCTGATATAAAAAATTTGGTTCCAAAGATTGTTTTGGAAGAATTAAAGAAAAAAACTAGTGGAGGTAATTGA
- a CDS encoding PTS sugar transporter subunit IIB gives MKILAVCGFGVGSSMVLKMTIQKALKQLGIECEVENTDINSARGADCDCIFTSQELLNELKGTCSVVVYPVKKYMDLAEVTEVVQTFLNDKK, from the coding sequence ATGAAGATATTAGCAGTATGTGGTTTTGGTGTAGGTTCATCAATGGTATTAAAAATGACGATACAAAAGGCACTAAAACAGTTAGGTATCGAATGTGAAGTAGAAAATACAGATATAAATTCAGCTAGAGGTGCTGACTGTGACTGTATATTTACAAGTCAAGAATTATTAAATGAATTAAAAGGAACTTGTAGTGTAGTGGTATATCCAGTTAAAAAGTATATGGACTTAGCAGAAGTCACAGAAGTTGTTCAAACTTTTTTAAATGATAAGAAATAA
- a CDS encoding SIS domain-containing protein — MKFKYIDEIRRLIDIIENEEKVNMEKAVQILVEAIENKKAIFSFGASHAGILTEELFYRAGGCVLINPVFAKSLMLDTAPITHTSKMERLEGYGTALADKTPIKKGDVVIVHSVSGRNPVSIEFAMEAKKNKAIVICITNLSYSKSVSSRHSSGKNLYEVCDLVIDNHGQKGDACVEIDGLNQRVSPTSTVIATTVMNSIIAQVTQELVNRGLKNPPIFYSANIDGGDELNKDIFNEYKGVIHYEY, encoded by the coding sequence ATGAAATTTAAATACATAGATGAGATAAGAAGATTAATTGATATAATAGAAAATGAAGAAAAAGTCAATATGGAAAAAGCAGTACAAATCCTTGTTGAAGCAATAGAAAACAAAAAAGCTATATTTTCATTTGGTGCTTCACATGCAGGAATACTAACAGAAGAATTATTCTATAGAGCAGGTGGATGTGTCCTTATAAATCCAGTATTTGCAAAATCTCTAATGTTAGATACAGCACCTATAACTCATACCAGCAAAATGGAAAGACTCGAAGGATATGGTACAGCTTTGGCTGATAAGACCCCAATTAAAAAAGGAGATGTAGTTATAGTTCATTCAGTATCTGGTAGAAATCCAGTAAGTATAGAGTTTGCTATGGAAGCTAAAAAAAATAAGGCAATAGTAATATGTATAACTAATTTAAGTTACTCAAAAAGCGTATCTTCAAGACATTCTTCAGGAAAAAATCTTTATGAAGTATGCGATTTAGTAATAGATAATCATGGTCAAAAGGGAGATGCCTGTGTAGAAATAGATGGATTAAATCAAAGGGTTAGTCCAACTTCTACTGTAATAGCAACTACTGTGATGAATTCTATTATAGCTCAAGTTACTCAGGAATTAGTTAATAGAGGATTAAAGAATCCACCAATTTTCTATAGTGCCAATATAGATGGCGGAGATGAGTTAAATAAGGATATTTTTAATGAGTATAAAGGTGTAATTCACTATGAATACTAA
- the recG gene encoding ATP-dependent DNA helicase RecG, whose product MDLYKDVQYVKGIGPKKADKLNKLGIFTLKDLLYYFPRQFEDRNNLKKIAQLEDNEKVTIKAVISSINTFSPKEGMTLTKIDVKDETGLAKLVFFNKSYIKNTFRPGDSILVFGKVKKKFNYLELTSCELEYLTNSPKNTCRFMPVYQLTYGVTNKEIMSIIRTVLEDKDLIIQEYMPQRIIEKYRLCSIDFAVRNIHSPINKESLKIALYRIVFEELLILQLGLFVFKSGRNKENGIKFETSKDLKKIMSALPFKLTKAQNRALDEIIQDMNSEKIMNRLVQGDVGSGKTVVALLALANCVLNGYQGALMAPTEILAGQHYISLTESLKDFGINVGLLIGSLTKKQKDTVLEQIKNNEIDILIGTHALIEDKVEFNKIGLVITDEQHRFGVMQRSKLSLKGVNPDILVMTATPIPRTLALILYGDLDISIIDELPPGRQPIETLAIEKSKRDRAYNNLVRREVESGRQVYIVCPLVAESEAIEAKSAVELVEELRAEYFHDLRLGLLHGKMKSSEKDEVMGRFKNKEIDILVSTTVIEVGVNVPNATLMIIENAERFGLAQLHQLRGRVGRGSHKSYCVLIYDSKTDVCRQRMAIMEETNDGFKISEKDLEIRGPGEFFGTRQHGLPELKVANLFKHIKILKLAQQEARYILGEDNNLQLKENMALKKEIIDKFKDTLKEISLN is encoded by the coding sequence TTGGATTTATATAAAGATGTTCAATATGTTAAAGGAATAGGACCTAAAAAAGCAGATAAGCTAAATAAATTGGGTATATTTACATTAAAAGACCTATTGTATTATTTTCCAAGACAATTTGAAGATAGAAACAATCTAAAGAAAATAGCACAATTAGAGGATAATGAGAAAGTTACAATAAAAGCAGTAATATCAAGTATAAATACATTTAGTCCAAAAGAAGGTATGACTTTAACAAAAATTGATGTAAAAGATGAGACAGGCTTAGCTAAATTAGTATTTTTTAATAAGAGCTATATAAAAAATACATTTCGTCCAGGAGATTCAATATTAGTTTTTGGGAAGGTTAAGAAAAAATTTAATTATTTAGAACTTACATCATGTGAATTAGAATATCTTACTAATTCACCTAAGAATACATGTAGATTTATGCCTGTGTACCAGCTTACATATGGTGTTACAAATAAAGAAATTATGAGTATAATTAGAACAGTGCTTGAAGATAAAGACTTAATTATACAAGAATATATGCCACAGAGAATTATAGAGAAATATAGGTTATGTAGTATAGATTTTGCTGTTAGAAATATACATTCACCAATTAATAAAGAATCATTAAAAATAGCTTTATATAGAATTGTATTTGAAGAATTACTTATACTACAACTAGGATTGTTTGTATTTAAAAGTGGAAGAAATAAAGAAAATGGAATAAAATTTGAAACAAGTAAAGATTTAAAAAAAATAATGAGTGCTTTACCATTTAAACTGACTAAAGCTCAAAATAGAGCATTAGATGAAATTATACAAGATATGAATTCAGAGAAAATAATGAATAGATTGGTTCAAGGTGATGTAGGGAGTGGTAAGACAGTAGTAGCTCTCTTAGCACTTGCAAATTGTGTTTTAAATGGTTATCAAGGTGCTTTGATGGCTCCTACAGAGATATTAGCAGGGCAACATTACATTTCGCTTACTGAGTCTCTAAAAGATTTTGGAATAAATGTAGGTCTACTAATAGGTAGTCTTACAAAAAAGCAAAAGGATACAGTATTAGAACAAATAAAAAATAATGAAATTGATATATTGATAGGTACACATGCACTAATTGAAGATAAGGTTGAATTTAATAAAATTGGTTTAGTTATAACGGATGAACAGCATAGATTTGGTGTTATGCAAAGAAGTAAACTTTCATTGAAAGGTGTAAATCCAGATATACTGGTAATGACAGCAACGCCAATACCGAGAACCTTAGCACTTATACTTTATGGAGATTTAGACATTTCTATTATAGACGAACTTCCTCCAGGAAGACAGCCAATAGAAACGCTTGCTATTGAAAAAAGTAAGAGAGATAGAGCATATAACAACCTTGTAAGAAGAGAGGTTGAATCAGGAAGACAGGTGTATATTGTATGTCCTTTGGTAGCAGAAAGTGAAGCTATAGAAGCTAAATCAGCTGTTGAACTTGTTGAGGAATTAAGAGCTGAATATTTCCATGACTTAAGGCTTGGGTTGCTTCATGGTAAAATGAAGTCAAGTGAAAAAGACGAAGTAATGGGACGTTTTAAAAATAAAGAAATAGATATTTTAGTTTCAACAACGGTTATAGAAGTCGGTGTCAATGTGCCAAATGCGACATTAATGATAATAGAAAATGCAGAGAGATTTGGACTTGCACAATTACATCAACTTAGAGGTCGGGTTGGAAGAGGTAGTCATAAATCGTATTGTGTACTAATTTATGATTCTAAAACAGATGTATGTAGGCAACGAATGGCTATAATGGAAGAGACCAATGATGGTTTTAAGATTTCAGAGAAAGATTTAGAAATAAGAGGTCCTGGAGAATTTTTTGGGACAAGGCAACATGGTCTTCCAGAACTTAAGGTAGCAAACCTGTTTAAGCATATAAAAATATTGAAGTTAGCACAGCAAGAAGCTCGCTATATATTGGGTGAAGATAATAATCTACAATTAAAAGAAAACATGGCACTCAAAAAAGAAATTATAGATAAATTCAAAGATACATTGAAAGAAATTTCATTAAATTAA